The Pseudanabaena galeata CCNP1313 genome has a segment encoding these proteins:
- a CDS encoding glycoside hydrolase family 24 protein has protein sequence MFFYRSKQKHNKDGEDKVYSRKQKIWDIASILSLFALLWFLQNAQNVIRHINYLKVAEDVPPLAMSNGDPYIRALMRTISASESSGKNSYALLYGGDHVHDLSQHPNQCIPIKTDVNKGKCSTASGRYQFLTSTWMEKASKYHPNPSETPNGITYSFEPEYQDIVVYRWLKDHHQWNVDILTLLKKDRVEDALGELSDVWTSLGSGLEDNLMTPFLPKLYRKFLAEELASTSKMSGSQMINKIESF, from the coding sequence ATGTTCTTTTATCGTTCAAAACAAAAACACAACAAAGATGGCGAAGATAAGGTATACAGTAGAAAGCAAAAGATTTGGGATATCGCTTCAATTCTGAGCCTATTTGCCTTACTCTGGTTTCTCCAAAATGCTCAGAACGTCATAAGACACATTAATTATCTGAAAGTAGCTGAAGATGTGCCACCACTAGCTATGTCTAATGGCGATCCCTATATTCGAGCTTTGATGAGAACTATTTCTGCAAGCGAGTCCAGTGGTAAGAACTCCTATGCGCTTTTATATGGTGGAGATCATGTTCACGATTTAAGTCAACATCCTAATCAATGCATTCCGATTAAAACTGACGTAAATAAAGGAAAATGCTCCACCGCCTCTGGGAGGTATCAATTTCTTACCTCTACTTGGATGGAAAAAGCTTCTAAATATCATCCCAATCCATCTGAAACCCCAAATGGCATAACCTATAGCTTTGAGCCTGAGTACCAAGATATCGTTGTCTATCGATGGCTCAAAGATCATCATCAATGGAATGTGGATATTTTAACTTTGCTCAAAAAAGATCGGGTTGAAGATGCTTTGGGTGAGTTGTCTGATGTTTGGACTAGTCTAGGCAGTGGGCTTGAAGATAATTTGATGACACCATTTTTACCCAAGCTTTATCGTAAATTTCTAGCTGAAGAACTTGCCTCTACAAGTAAAATGAGTGGATCTCAAATGATTAACAAAATTGAGTCTTTCTAA